Within the Telopea speciosissima isolate NSW1024214 ecotype Mountain lineage chromosome 4, Tspe_v1, whole genome shotgun sequence genome, the region tccagccattgggctgtgccacacacatccctaggcatgcaccgagatgtgtgcagcacaacccCACCCTGGGCGTTTAGCTCCCTGAAGAGGAATCGAATCCGTTCCACACAATCCAACTCTTGGATGCCCCTGAGCACTCCCTGAActctgagctccctggagaggagccggatccgaAGTGATTCGAGTGGAACCATGGCGCTGACAGACCATGTTCCCTGCCTGCCTATACGGCTATACTCAACATTTCAGTCAATCACCAGACTTACCGTTTTTCAAAATTACAGATTCACCCATAAGTAAGTTCTTTGCAATTCAAGTCAATCTTAGCTTCTTGTGTCCATggattcttcaatttttttttttttgtttttggtataTGCCATGGATACATCACAGTAGCAGAGATACCCACTAGTGGGGTAAGCCCCTAACAAGTTGCGAGCTTCTTGACTTGCTTCAGAACCGAAGAACGAATCGAACCCAagtgagtctctctctctctcttctttgggtTCCTCTACAATACGTATGGTGACTCTGTTTGgctttttctctctcattttatCGATTGCGTATGCCTTGGTGGAAATTTTGAGTCAATACTTTATATGGACTTCTTTCATGTTTGTGTAGCACAATTTATAGCGATTAAGATCTAAGGCCTTTTCACGGATTATCAATTCAAGCAAAAGTAACCCTCTTGCCACCGCATGTGCAGTCTCTGTTAACCCAAAATAAATGAAGATTTAATCAGTTTATATAGTATGTTTTTaggtttgtgatgcttttgattggCAGGGTTATTTTGGATTGGTTACTCGATTTGATCTCAGTATTTATGAGTTCTTGTTCCTACCTACAGATAGTATTAGTAAATCAGATAACATGTATTGGTTATTTTTGTTAATTCATGATTTCTTAAGCAAGGAtaaatctctttcttctttgtgcAGTCTCTGTTAACCCaaaataaatcaagatttaaTTAGTTTATATAGTATGTTTTTaggtttgtgatgcttttgattggCAGGGTTATTTTGGATTGGTTACTCGATTTGATCTCAGTAGTTATGAGTTCTTGTTCCTACCTAAAGATAGTATTAGTAAATCAGATAACATGTATTGGTTATTTTTGTTAATTCATGATTTCTTAAGCAAGGAtaaatctctttcttctttaatgTTGTGTTTATTTATGGTGATTATTTCATTTGCATTTGTGGTTCCTGATTCTGAAATTACTTTAATTAGATTGAATTAAGTGGTTGCTACACTAATAGAACAGTGGTAGCGGCAAAACCCTTACCATTTCTTCCCCCCAAAACTCTCAAGACGCCAGACTTCAGTCCGATTTCATATTTTGGTTTGCAGATTCATTTTATCATGACAGTTCATTTGTATTAATATTTGGGTTTAACCAAACTGCTGTCATGGCTAGGCTCCCACCTTGGCAACCATATATCTTCTTGTCAGTGTttcaagctttttttttttttttttttttttttttttgagggattcttttttctctttatttgcAGCATTGtttcatttgaaattttttgttgatgatttaatgttttatttagtTAAGTTAGCAGTAAGTTATGATTGTCTTGCCAACCAGATATTGTTTAATATGAGTCAAAAAGGTTGCACACGAACTGTTTGATATAATTGCCCAAAAACTTCAGTTAACAATTATGTTGCTAATTTTGTATTTATGGGTAGGATCTTGAAATGGAGAATGGTAATGGAGGCAACCTGCAAAAACTGTTTCAGAGGCTGGTAGCAATGATCTGTGATATCTTGCAAAAGCTGTTTTTTATGGTGCTCTCAGTAGGTCCCATCCCCAACCATATTGCCTTCATTATGGATGGGAACCGAAGGTATGCCAAGGGTAGAAAACTTGGTCCAGGTGCTGGTCACAAGGCTGGATTTTCTTCTCTCATTCGCGTTCTTGAATGTTGTTATAAGGCCGGGGTGAAGTATGTAACTGTCTATGCTTTCAGTATAGACAACTTCAAGAGGGACCGTAGTGAAGTTCAGTCGATTATGGATTTGATGATGGAAAAAATTGATGAGTTGCTTAGGGAAGAAAGCATTGTGAATAGTCATGGGATTAGAATTAATTTCTTTGGGGATTTGAAGCTCCTAAGCGAGCCTGTGAGGATGGCAGCTGAAAAAGCAATGGCGGCAACTTGTAAGAACACCAAAGTAGTGCTCTCAGTTTGTGTAGCCTATACTTCTACT harbors:
- the LOC122657484 gene encoding dehydrodolichyl diphosphate synthase CPT3-like: MENGNGGNLQKLFQRLVAMICDILQKLFFMVLSVGPIPNHIAFIMDGNRRYAKGRKLGPGAGHKAGFSSLIRVLECCYKAGVKYVTVYAFSIDNFKRDRSEVQSIMDLMMEKIDELLREESIVNSHGIRINFFGDLKLLSEPVRMAAEKAMAATCKNTKVVLSVCVAYTSTNEIVHAVQESCKEKLARDQVNSNVNGGISGSFRGYTKPSEEAYSITLEDLERHMYSAECPDPDLLIRTSGETRLSNFLLWQTTFCYLHVLDALWPEISPWWLGWVILHYQRAKPYIDKKKAAL